A part of Candidatus Electrothrix aestuarii genomic DNA contains:
- a CDS encoding peptidoglycan-binding protein codes for MTTNFSPFNMWSEKLSEIDFAQKNDSRNYRELKIPQTAKKISEWGDCSKGVNKYGQCNYDESEKVTINQQVFPNAEAGYAVWAGSRYADHPDGPWYVDFFYGESFIKGRTNYYPVRLVRDGQVEDAMIIKEIQKALMSYGFNPGPVDGNYSKQTEQALRAFQRAAGLPEGGGMTIETREALGFY; via the coding sequence GTGACAACAAATTTCTCGCCCTTCAACATGTGGAGCGAAAAACTATCTGAAATTGATTTTGCGCAAAAAAACGATTCACGCAATTACAGAGAGTTAAAAATTCCTCAAACTGCAAAAAAAATAAGCGAATGGGGAGATTGCAGCAAGGGAGTAAACAAATATGGTCAGTGCAACTATGATGAGTCAGAAAAGGTGACGATCAACCAGCAGGTTTTTCCAAATGCTGAGGCAGGCTACGCTGTCTGGGCGGGGTCACGGTATGCTGACCACCCTGACGGCCCGTGGTACGTTGATTTCTTCTACGGCGAGTCCTTTATCAAAGGCCGCACCAACTACTATCCGGTCCGTTTGGTGCGAGACGGTCAAGTTGAGGATGCCATGATCATTAAGGAAATACAGAAAGCACTGATGAGTTACGGATTTAATCCTGGTCCGGTTGATGGTAACTACAGCAAGCAGACCGAGCAGGCTCTGCGGGCTTTTCAGAGGGCCGCCGGTCTGCCGGAAGGTGGAGGCATGACAATTGAGACACGGGAGGCATTGGGCTTCTATTAG
- a CDS encoding DUF1566 domain-containing protein codes for MQQGGEDKKTGRCNEGSERPTINQRAFPNAEAFYVVWSGSPYANISVSAWGVSFYGGSSYLDSRYGFNAVRLVRGGQ; via the coding sequence TTGCAGCAAGGGGGGGAAGACAAAAAGACCGGTCGCTGCAACGAAGGGTCGGAAAGACCGACGATCAATCAGAGGGCTTTTCCGAATGCTGAGGCATTCTACGTTGTCTGGTCCGGGTCGCCCTATGCGAACATCTCGGTCAGCGCGTGGGGCGTCAGTTTCTATGGCGGCAGTTCCTACCTCGACTCCCGCTACGGCTTTAACGCGGTCCGGTTGGTGCGCGGCGGACAGTGA
- a CDS encoding acyltransferase produces MSNYTSFPHMHSNFLTNRVTQIVLSTFVFISGYFIGNKKILFNFKDLFNFYKKRIIRIYPLYIVSVYLFMILKLSDPITLFKAGALLSMFIKPVPPTLWFVTMLFLFYMISPILIYASRKFNKTRLVIYYLFFISLLIAYSDATNLLDIRIAIYFPLFASGVFVANSNSIYKSKSNCTLKEILTMSICFLFSFLPTPDEPIYVLKFIPMMLSCSYSLFRSAEQLDISSKLLRKIIITLSYSSYCMYLFHRPIYTLLKGVYFPKLFLYEIGYLLLFCLPCILCCSFIIQKLYDVTIDTLANQYDPEHTKSQTNSEPSTAARATNTRSSR; encoded by the coding sequence ATGTCTAATTATACAAGCTTTCCACATATGCACAGTAATTTTCTTACTAACAGGGTTACTCAAATTGTTCTGTCCACTTTTGTTTTTATATCTGGATATTTTATTGGAAATAAAAAGATATTATTCAATTTTAAAGATTTATTTAATTTCTACAAAAAAAGAATAATCAGAATTTACCCCCTTTATATAGTTTCTGTATATTTATTTATGATTTTAAAATTATCAGATCCAATAACATTATTTAAAGCCGGGGCGTTATTATCTATGTTTATAAAGCCTGTCCCGCCGACGCTTTGGTTTGTCACTATGTTATTTTTATTTTATATGATTTCTCCGATATTAATTTATGCTTCTAGAAAATTCAACAAAACTCGTTTAGTAATTTACTATCTGTTCTTTATCTCTTTGTTGATAGCGTATTCAGATGCTACAAATCTACTTGATATTAGAATTGCAATATATTTTCCTTTATTCGCTTCAGGTGTATTTGTCGCCAATAGCAATAGCATATATAAATCAAAAAGTAATTGTACTTTAAAAGAGATTCTTACCATGTCTATATGCTTTTTGTTTTCTTTTTTACCAACACCTGATGAACCAATATATGTACTAAAATTTATTCCAATGATGTTGTCATGTTCATATTCTTTATTTAGATCGGCAGAACAATTAGACATCTCTTCAAAACTACTTCGTAAAATTATTATTACCCTTAGCTATTCAAGTTACTGCATGTACCTGTTTCATCGGCCTATTTATACTCTCCTGAAAGGGGTATATTTTCCTAAACTATTTTTATACGAAATTGGATACCTGCTTCTTTTTTGCTTGCCTTGTATTTTATGCTGCTCTTTCATTATTCAAAAACTATATGATGTTACGATAGATACACTAGCGAATCAATATGATCCAGAGCATACGAAGAGTCAAACTAACTCTGAACCGAGTACTGCAGCTAGGGCTACCAACACAAGATCCTCTCGATAA
- the fmt gene encoding methionyl-tRNA formyltransferase, which yields MSEPLRIIFMGTPDFAVPSLQALLDCPDQVVAVVCQPDRRQGRGKKLCPPPVKVLAEEAEIPVFQPTCICDDEFMGTISDLQPDLIVVTAYGRILSGRLLNLPRFGTINVHGSLLPKYRGAAPIQWAVINGETETGVTIMQMNEGVDTGDILLSIKLSISEDDTSGTLFPKLADLGGQALLEALSRVKRGDLSPVAQDDALSCTAPMLKKEMGQLDWTKSAKELHCLIRGLDPWPSAYGFIDERRFRFFKPQVIPGEVKEKPGTLCRADKNGVLIATGKDYLLIREIQPEGKKRMCVQACICGMKLPIGEQFT from the coding sequence ATGAGTGAGCCTCTGCGTATTATCTTCATGGGTACCCCCGATTTTGCCGTGCCCAGTCTTCAGGCCTTGCTGGACTGCCCTGACCAGGTGGTAGCTGTGGTCTGTCAGCCAGATCGCAGGCAGGGACGGGGGAAAAAACTCTGTCCGCCGCCTGTAAAAGTCCTGGCAGAAGAGGCAGAGATTCCTGTTTTTCAACCCACCTGTATTTGTGATGATGAGTTCATGGGAACGATCAGCGACCTTCAACCAGACCTGATTGTTGTCACGGCCTATGGGAGAATTCTGTCAGGTCGTTTGCTCAACCTGCCTCGCTTCGGGACTATTAATGTACATGGCTCGCTCCTGCCCAAGTACCGAGGGGCAGCACCTATTCAATGGGCCGTCATTAATGGAGAAACTGAGACTGGGGTGACCATCATGCAAATGAATGAAGGGGTCGACACCGGTGATATCCTGCTTTCAATCAAACTCTCCATCAGTGAGGATGACACCAGCGGCACCCTGTTTCCCAAGCTGGCAGATCTGGGAGGGCAGGCCTTGCTTGAGGCCCTGTCCCGGGTTAAGCGGGGGGATCTGAGTCCTGTGGCCCAGGATGATGCGCTGTCTTGTACTGCTCCCATGTTAAAAAAAGAAATGGGGCAACTGGATTGGACGAAATCAGCAAAAGAGCTGCATTGTCTGATCCGGGGGCTTGATCCCTGGCCTTCTGCCTATGGTTTTATTGATGAGCGGCGCTTTCGTTTCTTCAAGCCACAGGTCATTCCCGGCGAGGTCAAGGAAAAGCCCGGCACCCTTTGTCGAGCGGATAAGAACGGTGTGTTGATTGCCACAGGTAAGGATTATCTCCTGATCCGGGAAATCCAACCAGAGGGTAAAAAACGGATGTGCGTCCAGGCCTGTATCTGCGGAATGAAGCTGCCCATCGGGGAGCAGTTCACTTAA
- the def gene encoding peptide deformylase has protein sequence MHLKLPFSFTAGKKIISYLHTETKDTVTRYNLPSLLPIMAIREIVTYPAPVLREKAVKIETFDEALRELADDMVETMYAAQGVGLAANQIGIAEQIVVVDTSTQEDERKHIVLINPVISEGEGNVPDLEGCLSVVEYSAKVDRFRKIRVTAQDLDGKDLDFIAEDRFARIIQHEVDHLLGTLFIDRISSLKRSLYKKKLKKILKKQ, from the coding sequence ATGCACCTGAAATTGCCTTTCTCCTTTACAGCAGGCAAGAAAATTATTAGTTATCTGCATACGGAAACAAAAGACACAGTTACCCGATATAATCTTCCAAGTTTACTTCCGATAATGGCTATCAGAGAAATAGTAACTTATCCTGCTCCGGTTCTCCGGGAAAAAGCAGTAAAAATAGAAACATTTGATGAGGCACTTCGCGAGCTGGCTGATGATATGGTTGAAACCATGTATGCGGCCCAAGGTGTCGGACTAGCTGCAAACCAGATCGGTATTGCTGAACAAATCGTAGTTGTTGATACCTCAACTCAGGAAGACGAACGAAAACACATCGTTCTTATTAATCCGGTTATCTCTGAAGGTGAGGGAAATGTCCCTGATCTGGAAGGCTGCCTGAGCGTTGTGGAGTACAGTGCTAAGGTGGACCGCTTCAGGAAGATCAGGGTGACGGCCCAGGATCTGGACGGGAAAGATTTGGACTTCATTGCGGAAGATCGTTTTGCCCGTATCATCCAGCATGAGGTGGATCATCTGCTCGGTACGTTATTCATTGATCGGATAAGCAGCCTGAAACGAAGCTTGTACAAGAAAAAACTGAAAAAAATATTAAAAAAACAATAG
- a CDS encoding cache domain-containing protein: MINETGRLYKKEVARIALPSALTILLFVVTLFAIALPVFKSNLLSQKKALISAEVQTVLSMLHHYEQMIASGELSREVGQKLAVDQIREIRYGSAGRGYFWINDTHPTMVMHPRLKHLEGKDMSSYTDSEGRYLFKEFVALAQEEDGGYVQYYWKWKKTPVRIIPKLSYVKLFKPWGWVIGTGVYYEEINEEIGHLTKGLLCISVVIITITLLLSLYIVINSLDEMKKRLAAEKELNQYKEELEELVEQRTEKLQEAVSQVKVLSGFLPICASCKKIRDDKGYWNQIESYIRKHSEAEFSHGICPDCAAKLYPEICKEE; encoded by the coding sequence ATGATAAATGAAACAGGGCGGCTCTACAAAAAAGAGGTCGCCCGCATTGCTCTGCCCTCTGCTCTGACCATCCTTCTTTTCGTGGTCACCCTCTTTGCCATTGCCCTACCCGTCTTTAAAAGCAACCTTCTCTCCCAAAAAAAAGCCCTCATTTCTGCTGAAGTCCAAACCGTTCTCAGCATGTTACATCACTATGAGCAAATGATCGCATCTGGCGAGCTTTCCCGAGAGGTCGGACAAAAACTGGCAGTTGACCAAATACGGGAAATTCGCTATGGCTCTGCCGGAAGAGGATATTTTTGGATCAACGATACCCACCCGACCATGGTCATGCATCCTCGCCTGAAGCACTTGGAGGGCAAGGATATGTCCAGTTACACCGATTCAGAAGGCCGGTATCTGTTTAAAGAATTTGTTGCCCTGGCTCAGGAAGAGGACGGAGGATATGTTCAATATTACTGGAAATGGAAAAAAACACCTGTACGCATTATCCCCAAGCTCTCCTACGTCAAGCTCTTCAAGCCCTGGGGCTGGGTTATCGGTACTGGTGTCTACTACGAGGAAATCAACGAGGAAATCGGCCATCTGACCAAGGGCTTGCTCTGCATCTCTGTTGTGATTATAACGATCACCCTCTTGCTTTCCCTGTATATCGTTATAAATTCTCTTGATGAAATGAAAAAACGGCTGGCTGCGGAAAAGGAGCTCAACCAATACAAGGAAGAACTGGAAGAGCTGGTTGAGCAGCGAACAGAGAAATTACAGGAAGCAGTCTCCCAGGTAAAAGTTCTCAGTGGCTTCCTGCCCATCTGCGCCTCCTGCAAAAAAATCCGCGACGACAAAGGATATTGGAATCAGATTGAATCCTATATACGGAAACATTCTGAAGCTGAGTTCAGTCACGGCATTTGCCCGGACTGTGCGGCAAAGCTGTATCCAGAGATCTGCAAAGAAGAATAA
- a CDS encoding phosphatidylglycerophosphatase A, translating into MDKLFMFIATGAYSGYLPKAPGTWGSLVGVLLWTLGLYRLPPTIYAGVLAGILVVGTAAAGAAEKIVDRGDPGLVVIDEILGQLIALALVPWHPLAAVVGFALFRFFDILKPFPVSWFDQHIHGGLGIMLDDVMAGIYAFLVLQGLIWLVGS; encoded by the coding sequence ATGGATAAACTCTTTATGTTCATCGCCACCGGGGCCTATAGCGGCTATCTGCCCAAGGCGCCCGGCACCTGGGGTTCTCTGGTCGGGGTACTGCTCTGGACCCTGGGTTTGTATCGACTTCCCCCTACGATCTATGCCGGAGTATTGGCTGGAATTTTAGTGGTCGGCACGGCAGCGGCTGGTGCGGCCGAGAAAATCGTCGATCGTGGTGATCCTGGTTTGGTGGTTATTGACGAAATCCTCGGTCAGCTGATCGCCCTGGCTCTGGTCCCTTGGCATCCTCTGGCTGCTGTTGTCGGATTTGCCCTGTTTCGCTTTTTCGATATCCTCAAACCCTTTCCGGTGAGCTGGTTTGATCAGCATATTCATGGTGGTTTAGGGATTATGCTCGACGATGTCATGGCGGGAATCTATGCCTTTCTGGTCCTGCAGGGGCTGATTTGGCTGGTGGGGAGCTGA
- a CDS encoding iron-containing alcohol dehydrogenase family protein codes for MIRNTSINIPPLVRIKPGALDRIGVYAARGQFTKVLCISSEGLDESFMARIRYALKNEEIHLVQEISVVDSSFEQAQDIFEDMAKINLIIGCGGGKALDMAKYVAFLQRIPYIALPTALSNDGFCSPQCSLDLKGKKRSFPAAMPYGVVVDTEVCLQAPKILWLSGIGDLVSKITAVQDWKLAFKIKGAQVDDFAALLSDATVFQLMAKPEHDLEGMRLLATALMLNGIAMEICGSSRPASGSEHLISHALDRICEKPRLHGLQVGMATYLVSHLYGKGTERINQLFEVTGFWDALRQEPFSRSEWQEACLLAPTIKDDYYTILSQPEKVEQLGKMLHTAPHLQEFFI; via the coding sequence ATGATACGAAACACCTCGATAAATATCCCGCCACTGGTACGGATTAAGCCAGGCGCTCTTGACCGCATCGGAGTGTATGCAGCCAGAGGGCAATTCACAAAGGTTCTTTGCATCTCTAGTGAAGGGCTTGATGAAAGCTTTATGGCCCGCATCCGATATGCGCTCAAGAATGAAGAGATCCATCTTGTCCAGGAAATATCTGTTGTAGACTCCAGCTTTGAGCAGGCCCAGGATATTTTTGAAGACATGGCCAAGATTAATTTGATCATCGGCTGCGGCGGCGGAAAAGCTCTTGATATGGCCAAATATGTCGCCTTCCTGCAAAGGATTCCCTATATCGCTCTTCCCACAGCATTGTCCAATGACGGGTTTTGCAGTCCACAATGTAGCCTTGATCTGAAAGGCAAAAAACGAAGCTTCCCGGCAGCTATGCCCTATGGAGTGGTTGTGGACACGGAGGTCTGTTTGCAGGCACCTAAAATCCTCTGGCTTTCCGGTATTGGCGATCTTGTTTCCAAGATTACAGCGGTTCAGGATTGGAAATTAGCTTTCAAAATCAAGGGAGCTCAAGTTGACGATTTTGCGGCACTCCTGTCTGACGCAACAGTCTTCCAATTGATGGCCAAACCTGAACATGACCTGGAAGGCATGAGGCTTCTCGCAACGGCGTTAATGCTCAATGGTATTGCTATGGAAATCTGCGGGTCTTCCCGCCCTGCCAGTGGCAGCGAGCATTTGATCTCTCACGCACTTGATCGCATCTGTGAAAAACCACGTCTGCATGGTCTCCAGGTAGGAATGGCAACCTATTTGGTCAGCCATCTTTATGGAAAAGGCACCGAGCGGATTAACCAGCTCTTTGAGGTCACCGGGTTTTGGGATGCTCTTCGGCAGGAACCATTTTCCCGCTCAGAATGGCAGGAAGCTTGCCTCCTTGCGCCTACAATCAAGGATGATTATTACACCATCCTCTCGCAGCCGGAGAAAGTAGAGCAGTTAGGCAAGATGCTCCACACCGCACCTCATTTGCAGGAGTTTTTCATATAA
- the larC gene encoding nickel pincer cofactor biosynthesis protein LarC — MSFLGKKTCFLDCFSGISGNMFLGALLNVGLPLKTLLESLEQLRLPGWELSSAPTVQSGLQATGVQVHTDEASPHRHLSDIRAILEQSAVEPIIVERSLAVFTRLAEAEAHVHNTTPEKIHFHEVGALDAIIDIVGTVAGLHLLGIEEVICSPLPMPGGGWMHCQHGDIPLPAPAVCELLKGIPVYGERLQQELVTPTGAALVAELSSSFGPLPPMTLEQTGYGAGTMQRQDGRPNLLRLLIGRQNTVAEAQQVEVIETHLDDWNPELWPHVAAKLIKQGALDVSLVPIHMKKGRPGFLLRLLADPAQALHLKDVILNETSAIGLRFYTVQRMTLPRTSVDLMTPWGRVQAKQVETSEGIRVTPEYEDCVRLAEQQNIPLQNIYAAVAALSGPASVHTHKKSNQLKSRQKFGF; from the coding sequence ATGTCGTTTTTGGGTAAGAAGACCTGTTTCCTGGATTGTTTTTCCGGGATCAGCGGTAATATGTTTCTGGGAGCTCTGCTCAATGTCGGGCTGCCCCTGAAAACCCTGCTGGAGAGCCTTGAGCAGCTCCGGCTTCCAGGCTGGGAGCTGAGCAGTGCCCCTACGGTGCAATCCGGTTTGCAGGCCACTGGCGTGCAGGTTCATACTGACGAAGCCAGCCCCCATCGCCATTTATCAGATATCCGGGCCATCCTGGAGCAATCTGCCGTAGAGCCGATCATTGTAGAACGATCCCTTGCCGTGTTCACCCGGCTGGCTGAGGCCGAGGCCCATGTCCACAATACGACTCCTGAAAAGATCCATTTTCATGAGGTAGGTGCCTTAGATGCGATTATTGATATCGTCGGGACCGTCGCAGGCCTGCACCTCCTCGGTATAGAAGAAGTCATCTGCTCACCTTTGCCCATGCCTGGTGGCGGCTGGATGCATTGCCAACACGGGGATATCCCCCTGCCAGCCCCGGCAGTCTGCGAATTGCTCAAAGGCATTCCCGTGTATGGGGAGCGTTTGCAACAGGAACTTGTCACGCCCACAGGTGCGGCCTTGGTCGCTGAGTTGAGTAGCTCCTTTGGTCCGCTACCTCCTATGACCCTGGAGCAAACTGGTTATGGTGCTGGTACCATGCAACGGCAGGATGGTCGTCCAAATTTGCTCCGTCTGCTCATCGGGCGTCAAAACACGGTGGCAGAGGCACAGCAAGTGGAGGTCATTGAGACCCATCTGGATGACTGGAACCCGGAACTCTGGCCCCATGTTGCTGCCAAGCTGATAAAGCAAGGTGCCCTCGACGTCAGCCTTGTACCCATTCATATGAAGAAAGGCCGCCCAGGGTTTCTCCTCCGTCTCCTTGCTGATCCGGCCCAGGCCCTACATCTCAAGGATGTCATTCTCAACGAGACCTCTGCTATCGGTCTCCGTTTTTATACGGTCCAGCGCATGACCCTTCCCAGAACCAGTGTTGATCTCATGACCCCTTGGGGAAGGGTGCAGGCTAAGCAGGTGGAAACCTCTGAGGGGATCAGGGTTACACCGGAATACGAGGATTGCGTGCGTCTGGCAGAACAACAGAATATCCCCTTGCAAAACATCTACGCGGCAGTCGCAGCTTTGAGCGGTCCAGCCTCCGTTCATACACACAAAAAAAGCAACCAACTTAAGTCAAGACAAAAGTTCGGGTTCTGA
- a CDS encoding PEP/pyruvate-binding domain-containing protein: MNKSYTRIFSSLRKEDIAEVGGKGANLGELTDAGFPVPPGFVITAQTYKDFFTALGLKNELEQLSKAQGDKLEQYCAPIREAITSTPLPLLPAQAILAAYEQLLEERGAELLCAVRSSATTEDLQDASFAGQHGTYYYVDRVNLLRMIRLCWASLWNAEAVSYRLARGIEHTEAQMAVVVQEMIRADVAGITFTVNPVSGAEEVVTESSWGMGAAIVDGRVTPDRYIFDRNTLQLRERRIACKRFMVSSTLQAGATSRLEEIPQARQQEETLPPELLCLVANWAVRAEEHFASPQDLEWAIADGRFYLLQSRPITAMGGKKRPKDPAGQYVLFKPYAENMTDALTPMMMSLFSRGVHPFICFLEGRAYLDLKFLLPLLPFRLSGQDVAALFYDLRLDSKLTFAHLSWKKLLYYLPGLFVGYLSWGVFLARSRNVPDDFMEHFRDVCKKIESTPNYGPEETLRRLWIISGLLDPLGTYPLMVNVAAASGALLPPLLTALLQRWWPDAPADAIPLLCSGQRGVLSAEMGREIKVLAKEAVRSPAVKNIFLQSAIDEVLTDLSHCPEAEYFLQLFNAFLEKHGHRAVRELELQSPRWEENPAQLITMIRNYLLAETRPGVAGKKQEGQHDVKREVKRAELMTQVREKLALLPLERFFQPRQRFFNVLVTRARYLIKLRENSRFYHIMGLYFVRKKLLSLENEFIAQGSLKCKDDIFFLHLDEVRRMQQGELHWADVEQCLRRRRLEHTRFSRKKLRKTVGIQLPESSCSPGFSRGGNMVLQGQSASPGACEGIARVILDPGVNAELQPGEILVAPYTDPAWTPLFLTAGAAVVEVGSYLSHAGTVAREYGLPCVVDVAECTKRIQSGDRLYVDGDQGIVQILGE; encoded by the coding sequence ATGAACAAGTCCTACACCCGTATTTTTTCTTCTCTGAGGAAAGAGGATATCGCTGAGGTTGGCGGGAAAGGGGCCAATCTGGGTGAACTCACCGACGCAGGCTTTCCTGTCCCTCCTGGGTTTGTTATCACTGCCCAGACCTATAAGGATTTTTTCACCGCACTTGGTCTGAAAAACGAGCTGGAGCAATTATCCAAAGCCCAAGGAGATAAACTGGAACAGTATTGTGCCCCCATCCGTGAGGCCATTACCTCGACCCCGCTTCCCCTCCTTCCTGCCCAAGCCATTCTTGCTGCCTATGAACAGCTTCTGGAGGAAAGGGGAGCTGAGCTTCTCTGTGCTGTGCGCAGTTCCGCAACCACTGAGGACCTTCAGGATGCCAGCTTTGCCGGACAACACGGGACCTATTACTATGTTGATCGGGTAAATCTACTGCGTATGATCCGCCTTTGTTGGGCCTCGCTGTGGAATGCCGAGGCGGTGAGCTATCGCCTTGCCCGGGGCATCGAACATACTGAGGCACAGATGGCGGTGGTGGTGCAGGAGATGATCCGGGCTGATGTGGCAGGAATTACCTTTACGGTTAATCCTGTTTCCGGGGCTGAGGAGGTTGTGACCGAGTCCTCCTGGGGTATGGGGGCTGCTATTGTGGACGGGCGGGTAACGCCGGATCGCTACATTTTTGATCGTAACACCCTGCAACTGCGTGAGCGTCGGATTGCCTGTAAGCGCTTTATGGTTTCCTCCACCTTGCAGGCCGGTGCAACATCCCGTCTGGAGGAAATTCCCCAGGCAAGACAGCAGGAGGAGACCCTACCACCGGAGTTGCTCTGTCTCGTCGCAAATTGGGCAGTCCGGGCAGAAGAGCATTTCGCTTCTCCACAGGATCTGGAATGGGCCATAGCTGATGGCAGATTTTATCTGCTCCAGTCTCGCCCCATTACCGCGATGGGGGGCAAGAAACGTCCGAAAGACCCTGCGGGGCAGTATGTTCTGTTTAAACCCTATGCCGAGAATATGACAGATGCCCTGACTCCTATGATGATGTCTTTGTTCTCTCGGGGAGTGCATCCTTTCATCTGTTTTCTTGAGGGGCGGGCCTATTTGGATCTTAAATTTTTGCTGCCGCTTCTCCCGTTCAGGCTTTCTGGACAGGATGTGGCTGCTCTCTTCTATGATCTTCGTCTTGACTCGAAGCTCACATTCGCCCATCTTTCCTGGAAAAAGCTCCTTTATTATCTTCCAGGGCTGTTTGTGGGTTATTTGTCGTGGGGTGTTTTTTTAGCTCGCTCTCGGAATGTGCCGGATGATTTTATGGAGCATTTTCGAGATGTTTGTAAAAAGATAGAAAGCACGCCAAATTATGGTCCAGAGGAAACCCTGCGGCGTCTCTGGATCATATCGGGTCTCTTGGATCCCCTGGGGACCTACCCTCTCATGGTGAATGTTGCGGCCGCCAGCGGTGCATTACTTCCTCCTCTCTTGACAGCACTTTTGCAACGATGGTGGCCTGATGCACCTGCTGATGCTATACCTCTTCTTTGCTCTGGTCAGCGGGGTGTGCTTTCCGCTGAAATGGGCCGGGAAATAAAAGTTCTTGCCAAAGAAGCAGTTCGTTCTCCTGCGGTGAAGAATATTTTCCTCCAATCTGCAATAGACGAGGTGCTGACTGACCTCAGCCACTGCCCGGAGGCTGAGTATTTCCTTCAGCTTTTTAATGCTTTCTTAGAGAAACATGGTCACAGGGCCGTTCGGGAATTGGAACTGCAATCTCCACGCTGGGAGGAAAACCCGGCCCAGCTGATCACTATGATCCGTAATTACCTGCTGGCAGAGACAAGGCCAGGGGTAGCGGGAAAAAAACAGGAAGGACAGCATGACGTAAAACGCGAAGTTAAACGAGCGGAACTTATGACGCAGGTCCGGGAAAAGCTTGCTTTGCTTCCTCTGGAACGTTTTTTTCAACCTCGCCAACGTTTTTTCAATGTCCTTGTTACCCGAGCCCGATACCTGATTAAGCTCAGAGAGAATTCTCGTTTTTATCATATTATGGGCCTATATTTTGTCCGCAAAAAACTGCTCAGTCTTGAGAACGAGTTTATTGCTCAAGGCTCTTTGAAATGCAAAGATGATATCTTTTTTCTTCATCTTGATGAGGTTCGGCGCATGCAGCAAGGTGAGTTGCACTGGGCTGATGTTGAGCAATGTCTTCGACGTCGCCGCCTTGAACATACCCGTTTCTCTCGGAAGAAATTGCGAAAAACTGTGGGGATACAATTGCCGGAATCGTCTTGTAGTCCAGGCTTTTCTCGTGGAGGAAATATGGTTCTGCAAGGACAATCTGCCTCTCCGGGCGCCTGTGAGGGAATTGCCCGAGTCATCCTGGATCCAGGTGTTAACGCGGAACTACAGCCCGGAGAGATCCTGGTGGCCCCGTATACAGATCCGGCCTGGACTCCTCTCTTTCTGACCGCAGGCGCAGCTGTGGTGGAAGTGGGGAGTTATCTCTCCCACGCTGGCACCGTGGCCAGGGAATATGGTCTACCCTGTGTGGTGGATGTTGCAGAATGCACCAAGCGCATTCAAAGTGGTGATCGACTTTATGTTGACGGCGATCAAGGAATCGTGCAAATTCTTGGAGAGTAG
- a CDS encoding MtnX-like HAD-IB family phosphatase has protein sequence MSIDQQQKASILISDFDGTMTQRDFYELLCQKFPHILQLGAWEQYENNEITHFEALQRMFSSLKTDESTLLDLMDKMRIEPRLKELIDKLAQAGWEVAVASAGCAWYITKLLSQKDVDIPVHSNPGHFIPGKGLEMTLPLHSPFFCKEIGIDKAAVVKHAQQNYSQVAFAGDGKPDLAAALLVEPDKRFAKSWLANKLHTMNQEFRPFEQWSEVAETLLKEGPAS, from the coding sequence ATGAGTATCGATCAACAACAAAAGGCATCCATACTTATCAGCGACTTTGATGGCACCATGACGCAGCGCGACTTTTACGAGCTGCTCTGTCAGAAGTTCCCACACATTCTCCAATTAGGGGCATGGGAGCAGTATGAAAACAATGAAATTACTCATTTTGAAGCGCTCCAGCGCATGTTTTCCTCTCTCAAAACGGATGAGAGCACCCTCCTGGACCTGATGGATAAGATGAGGATAGAGCCACGCCTTAAAGAGCTTATCGACAAGCTTGCCCAGGCAGGCTGGGAGGTCGCTGTTGCTTCAGCGGGCTGTGCCTGGTACATCACCAAGCTCCTCTCCCAAAAGGATGTTGATATCCCGGTTCATTCGAATCCAGGCCATTTTATTCCCGGCAAAGGATTAGAAATGACCTTGCCGCTCCACTCTCCTTTTTTCTGCAAAGAGATTGGCATTGATAAAGCTGCTGTTGTCAAACATGCGCAACAAAACTACAGCCAAGTTGCTTTTGCCGGAGACGGAAAACCTGACTTGGCGGCAGCCTTGCTCGTTGAACCAGATAAGCGTTTTGCAAAAAGCTGGCTTGCAAATAAACTGCATACAATGAACCAAGAGTTTCGCCCTTTTGAACAGTGGTCAGAGGTGGCTGAGACCTTGCTCAAAGAAGGTCCCGCATCATGA